The following are from one region of the Thermococcus cleftensis genome:
- the tdt gene encoding TDT family transporter, giving the protein MGIKDFAPSWFASVMGTGALALVSNAYSGELPLLRNLAELLIYLNTVLFFALLAPWILRWLKYREDALRDLHHPVLGNFYGTIAIAMLILSADYLLVLKNTTIAWAFWLGGVPLTVFFAFLIPYLFFTCEGIDTKAITPAWFIPPVGLIVIPISGAKLMTLTSGAAREIMAFINFFAWGSGFFLYLALFALVMLRFIRHEPMPCGIAPSIWINLGPIGAGTSTLYALVKASDFISVKEPFLAFGLLFWGFGVWWLVMAILMTLHYIRKLNLPYSLAWWAFIFPLGAYVSATFNVGTTFGINAIVNFGFALYWLLLAMWLVTGALTLKNFLLKGPGQRGAS; this is encoded by the coding sequence ATGGGAATCAAAGACTTCGCGCCGAGCTGGTTCGCGAGCGTTATGGGAACCGGCGCCCTGGCCCTCGTGAGCAATGCCTACTCAGGAGAACTCCCGCTCCTCAGAAACCTCGCAGAGCTCCTGATTTACCTCAATACGGTTTTGTTCTTCGCCCTGCTGGCCCCCTGGATTCTGAGATGGTTGAAATACAGGGAAGACGCCCTCAGGGACCTTCACCACCCGGTTCTCGGCAACTTCTACGGCACCATCGCGATAGCCATGCTGATTCTCTCCGCTGATTACCTCCTGGTTCTCAAAAACACCACCATCGCGTGGGCATTCTGGCTGGGCGGCGTTCCACTCACGGTCTTCTTCGCCTTCCTCATCCCCTACCTATTCTTCACCTGCGAGGGAATTGACACCAAGGCCATAACGCCCGCCTGGTTCATTCCGCCGGTGGGGCTAATAGTCATTCCCATAAGCGGCGCCAAGCTGATGACGCTGACGAGTGGGGCTGCTAGGGAAATCATGGCCTTCATCAACTTCTTCGCGTGGGGCTCCGGCTTCTTCCTCTACCTCGCTCTGTTCGCGCTGGTGATGCTCCGCTTCATCCGCCACGAGCCGATGCCCTGCGGGATAGCCCCGTCAATATGGATAAACCTGGGTCCTATCGGCGCGGGAACGAGCACGCTCTACGCCCTGGTTAAGGCGAGTGACTTCATATCCGTCAAGGAGCCCTTCCTGGCCTTCGGCCTGCTCTTCTGGGGCTTCGGCGTCTGGTGGCTCGTCATGGCGATCCTCATGACGCTCCACTACATCAGAAAGCTCAATTTACCGTACAGCCTCGCCTGGTGGGCCTTCATATTCCCCCTCGGTGCCTACGTTAGTGCCACCTTCAACGTGGGGACGACCTTCGGGATAAACGCTATCGTCAACTTCGGCTTTGCCCTCTACTGGCTCCTCCTTGCGATGTGGCTTGTTACAGGTGCCCTAACGCTGAAGAACTTCCTCCTCAAAGGCCCAGGGCAACGAGGAGCGTCTTGA
- a CDS encoding ribonuclease Z has product MLEVFFLGTGGIMPTRERNVPAIALRYKGEIILFDAGEGTMRQMNAARLSPMKVEKIFITHFHGDHYLGLAALIQTMNLWDREKPLHIYGPKYTFEFVQHFLQSGFFRPGFEVHVHELGETRLRFGDYEIWSFKVEHGIPALGYVFKEKDRRGRFLPEKLAQYGLSEGPVLGRLEREGKIEWNGRIIRLEDVTGPRRKGVKVVYTGDTGPAERTRLFAERADLLIHDATYLSQGDRGESYHSTVEEACEIARNARVKLLALFHRAFRYTYDEYLLGASEVCRRLGVNFIVPRDFDVLTFKSGKWKLRNHLEEGE; this is encoded by the coding sequence ATGCTCGAGGTATTCTTCCTTGGAACCGGTGGGATAATGCCGACGCGCGAGAGGAACGTTCCCGCAATAGCGCTCCGCTACAAGGGCGAGATTATACTCTTCGACGCTGGCGAGGGGACGATGAGACAGATGAACGCGGCAAGGCTCAGCCCGATGAAGGTTGAGAAGATCTTCATAACCCACTTCCACGGCGACCACTACCTCGGTTTAGCTGCGCTGATTCAGACCATGAACCTCTGGGACAGGGAGAAGCCCCTCCACATTTACGGCCCCAAGTACACCTTCGAGTTCGTCCAGCACTTCCTCCAGAGCGGTTTCTTCAGGCCGGGCTTCGAGGTACACGTCCACGAGCTCGGGGAGACGAGGCTTAGGTTCGGGGATTACGAAATCTGGAGCTTCAAGGTCGAGCACGGGATTCCCGCTTTGGGCTACGTCTTTAAGGAGAAGGACAGGCGGGGGAGGTTTCTGCCTGAGAAACTCGCCCAATACGGCCTGAGCGAGGGGCCGGTACTCGGAAGGCTTGAGAGAGAAGGTAAAATCGAGTGGAACGGCAGGATAATCCGCCTCGAGGACGTTACGGGTCCGAGAAGGAAAGGCGTTAAGGTTGTCTACACCGGCGACACCGGGCCAGCCGAAAGAACAAGGCTCTTTGCCGAGAGGGCCGATTTGCTTATACACGACGCCACCTACCTCTCCCAGGGAGATAGGGGAGAGAGCTACCACTCCACCGTCGAGGAGGCCTGTGAAATCGCCAGGAATGCCCGGGTAAAGCTCCTCGCCCTCTTCCACAGGGCCTTCCGCTACACCTACGACGAATACCTACTTGGGGCATCTGAGGTATGCCGGAGGCTCGGCGTGAACTTCATCGTTCCGAGGGACTTTGATGTTCTAACATTCAAATCAGGAAAATGGAAGCTTAGAAACCATCTGGAGGAGGGAGAATGA
- a CDS encoding ADP-specific glucokinase yields the protein MSWGALYSSAFERVRGRIGKTGPVLLAYNTNIDAVKYLDSTDLERRVEDAEKENVLRYSEELPERITSIEHLLGGILWSVRRGKAAELFVESCTVRFYMKRWGWDELRMGGQVGIMANLLGGVYGVPVIAHVPQLSRLQAGLFKEGPIYVPKVENGKLELVHPKEFEADEENCIHYIYEFPRGFKVFDFEAPRENRFIGAADDYNPNVYIRPEFREHFEEIAGRARLAIISGLQTLTARNYRGPLEEMKRHLEILGENNVPVHLEFAFTADETVRKALVDVLGLFHSVGLNEVELASIMEVLGEKKLAEELLASDPVDPVAVAEAMLRLAEKTGVRRIHFHTYGYYLALTDYKGEHVRDALLFAALAAAAKAKLGDVPSINEVVDAMDVPVNGKASEVEKKLVEEYGMSNGMAEVDNYQLVFVPTKIVERPKSTVGIGDTISSSAFVGEFALR from the coding sequence ATGTCGTGGGGCGCTCTCTACTCATCGGCCTTCGAGAGGGTCAGGGGAAGGATAGGAAAAACCGGTCCCGTTCTGCTGGCGTACAACACCAACATCGACGCCGTGAAGTACCTTGATTCAACCGACCTGGAGCGCAGGGTTGAAGATGCCGAAAAAGAGAACGTTCTGCGCTACTCCGAGGAGCTTCCTGAGAGGATAACCTCGATCGAGCACCTTCTCGGGGGAATTCTCTGGAGCGTCAGGCGCGGAAAGGCGGCCGAGCTCTTCGTCGAGAGCTGCACCGTCAGGTTTTACATGAAGCGCTGGGGCTGGGACGAGCTGAGAATGGGTGGACAGGTTGGTATAATGGCCAACCTCCTGGGCGGCGTTTATGGCGTTCCGGTAATAGCGCACGTCCCCCAGCTCTCCCGCCTTCAGGCGGGACTCTTCAAGGAGGGCCCGATTTACGTGCCGAAGGTTGAGAACGGAAAGCTCGAGCTGGTTCACCCGAAGGAGTTCGAGGCGGACGAGGAGAACTGCATTCACTACATCTACGAGTTCCCGAGGGGCTTCAAGGTTTTCGACTTCGAGGCTCCGAGGGAGAACCGCTTCATCGGCGCGGCTGACGACTACAATCCTAACGTCTACATAAGGCCCGAGTTCAGGGAGCACTTCGAGGAGATAGCCGGAAGGGCGAGGCTGGCAATAATCAGCGGCCTTCAGACCCTCACCGCTCGGAACTACCGTGGGCCATTGGAGGAGATGAAGCGCCACCTTGAAATCCTAGGTGAGAATAACGTCCCGGTTCACCTCGAGTTCGCCTTCACCGCCGACGAGACCGTCAGGAAGGCACTCGTCGATGTCCTGGGTCTCTTCCACAGCGTCGGCCTCAACGAGGTCGAGCTGGCATCGATAATGGAGGTGCTCGGCGAGAAAAAGCTTGCCGAAGAGCTTCTCGCCAGCGACCCCGTTGATCCGGTGGCGGTTGCGGAGGCCATGCTCAGGCTGGCGGAGAAGACCGGCGTCAGGAGGATACACTTCCACACCTACGGCTACTACCTGGCACTGACGGACTATAAGGGTGAACACGTGCGCGATGCCCTCCTCTTCGCGGCTTTGGCAGCTGCAGCTAAAGCCAAGCTCGGAGATGTTCCCTCAATCAACGAGGTCGTCGATGCCATGGACGTGCCCGTGAACGGAAAGGCCTCTGAAGTGGAGAAGAAGCTCGTCGAGGAGTACGGAATGAGCAACGGAATGGCCGAGGTGGATAACTATCAGTTGGTCTTTGTTCCGACGAAGATAGTTGAGAGGCCCAAGAGCACCGTCGGAATAGGGGACACCATATCCAGCTCGGCCTTTGTGGGCGAGTTCGCCCTCCGCTGA
- a CDS encoding hydrogenase 3 maturation endopeptidase HyCI, which yields MEPLELLRKARRVVVCGIGNEVRGDDAFGVLVAERLKKLMNNPNVLVLNCGEMPESHTGKIVSFSPDLVVFVDAVDFGGRHGEMIVADPEKTTGSAVSTHGLPLKLLVEYLKTRLNAEFLLIGCQPAFLGLFQEPSALILERAEELVELLMEILGKGSKRDTGVEKREERC from the coding sequence ATGGAACCCCTTGAACTACTCAGGAAAGCCAGGAGGGTCGTCGTCTGTGGCATAGGCAACGAGGTTCGCGGAGATGACGCCTTCGGTGTTCTCGTAGCGGAGAGGCTGAAAAAGCTAATGAACAACCCGAACGTTCTAGTTCTCAACTGCGGCGAGATGCCGGAGAGCCACACCGGGAAGATAGTCTCTTTTAGTCCAGACCTCGTTGTCTTCGTGGATGCGGTGGACTTCGGAGGCAGGCACGGAGAGATGATAGTTGCCGACCCGGAAAAAACCACCGGAAGTGCCGTTTCAACCCACGGCCTGCCCCTTAAGCTGCTCGTTGAGTATCTCAAAACCCGCCTCAACGCCGAGTTCCTGCTCATTGGCTGTCAGCCCGCATTTCTGGGCCTCTTCCAGGAACCGAGTGCACTAATACTGGAGCGGGCGGAGGAACTCGTGGAACTGCTGATGGAGATTCTGGGAAAGGGCAGTAAACGTGACACCGGAGTAGAAAAGCGTGAGGAGAGATGCTGA
- a CDS encoding sulfite exporter TauE/SafE family protein, which yields MNYPELALIAFVLSIIFSIGGVGSAIAIVPVMGWLGVPLMTAKPTGLFINTLSMLSATLKNLKAGKLDHRFGLPILIVATVMAPLGAYAGKFIPHRIVLVIFVAFLLYSGTMMLFFRPKARKGGNHVVEGSLIGGIAGFLGGLLGVGGGGIISPALILLGYEPKKVASTTALVVFFSSLSGFLTYWRMGALNWELLFWVSIPAIAGGWLGTHLMHFRMSSEQVKKVIGVIMYLIALKTLLVALGL from the coding sequence ATGAATTATCCAGAACTCGCACTGATTGCCTTCGTTCTCAGCATCATCTTCTCAATAGGGGGCGTTGGTTCGGCGATAGCGATAGTCCCGGTGATGGGCTGGCTGGGAGTTCCCCTCATGACCGCAAAGCCCACAGGTTTGTTCATAAACACCCTCTCGATGCTCTCGGCGACGCTCAAGAACCTCAAGGCTGGAAAGCTCGACCACCGCTTCGGCCTGCCGATTTTAATCGTCGCGACTGTCATGGCCCCCCTGGGAGCATACGCGGGCAAGTTCATCCCCCACCGCATCGTGCTCGTGATATTTGTGGCCTTCCTCCTCTACTCCGGGACCATGATGCTATTTTTCAGGCCGAAGGCAAGGAAAGGCGGGAACCACGTAGTCGAGGGTTCTCTCATCGGAGGAATAGCTGGCTTTTTGGGCGGTCTCCTCGGAGTCGGTGGCGGTGGAATAATCAGCCCGGCTTTAATACTCCTCGGCTACGAGCCGAAGAAAGTTGCCTCAACGACGGCTTTGGTCGTTTTCTTCTCCTCGCTGAGCGGGTTCCTGACATACTGGCGGATGGGTGCTCTGAACTGGGAACTGCTCTTCTGGGTCTCGATTCCTGCCATAGCCGGTGGCTGGCTCGGAACTCACCTGATGCACTTCAGGATGAGCTCGGAGCAGGTGAAAAAGGTGATAGGGGTCATAATGTACCTCATAGCCCTCAAGACGCTCCTCGTTGCCCTGGGCCTTTGA
- a CDS encoding KH domain-containing protein produces MRDRLEKMLNVKILEIEELDDRIVVYVPEDQVRIAVGSGGAAVKAAELVIGKKIEVKGRS; encoded by the coding sequence ATGAGGGACAGGCTAGAGAAGATGCTCAACGTTAAGATACTTGAAATCGAGGAGCTTGATGACAGGATAGTTGTCTACGTGCCCGAGGACCAGGTTAGGATAGCTGTCGGAAGCGGGGGCGCCGCGGTTAAGGCGGCCGAGCTGGTCATTGGCAAGAAGATCGAGGTCAAGGGCAGGAGTTGA
- a CDS encoding NifB/NifX family molybdenum-iron cluster-binding protein has product MRIAVPLKDERGLESEVCEHFGRARYFAFIDVEENTIKGSEVVEVPFEDHGPGDLPNFIKEHGGEVVLAYGMGKRAIAYFNSLGITVVTGAYGKVRNVVEAFINQVLEVDPHWKERIEATKHQ; this is encoded by the coding sequence ATGAGGATAGCGGTTCCGTTGAAAGATGAGAGAGGCCTCGAAAGTGAGGTCTGCGAGCACTTCGGGAGGGCTAGATACTTTGCCTTCATAGACGTTGAGGAAAACACCATCAAAGGCTCCGAAGTCGTCGAGGTGCCATTTGAAGATCACGGTCCGGGCGACCTTCCAAACTTCATTAAGGAGCACGGAGGAGAAGTCGTCCTTGCCTACGGTATGGGAAAGAGAGCCATCGCCTACTTCAACAGTCTCGGCATTACTGTTGTCACGGGAGCGTACGGAAAGGTCAGAAACGTCGTTGAGGCCTTTATCAATCAGGTTCTTGAAGTTGACCCACACTGGAAAGAGCGGATAGAGGCCACCAAGCACCAGTGA
- a CDS encoding site-2 protease family protein — protein MPYRPWDGRIHRGSTGEREFEDLMVSFLVLTLLFSNFDLRALPYAAVAVFAAFVFHELAHRQVARHFGYRAYYRRWDTGILLALLIGLATRLLTGTVWIFAALGTVQVYTPYAVDEREAIGKIALAGPLTNVAVGALTLAAFHLLSVSPAVMGVLWATASVNLWLAFFNLLPFPPLDGSKVVRWNAGVWAISVGAAYLLFRLV, from the coding sequence ATGCCTTACCGCCCCTGGGACGGCAGAATCCACCGCGGAAGCACCGGGGAAAGGGAGTTTGAAGACCTGATGGTTTCCTTCTTAGTTCTCACTCTGCTGTTTTCAAACTTTGACCTCCGGGCCCTCCCCTACGCCGCCGTTGCAGTTTTTGCCGCCTTCGTCTTCCACGAGCTGGCCCACCGGCAGGTGGCGAGGCACTTCGGCTACAGGGCATACTACCGCAGATGGGACACCGGAATCCTCCTCGCCCTCCTCATTGGACTGGCAACGCGCCTTCTCACTGGCACCGTGTGGATATTCGCCGCCCTCGGCACCGTTCAGGTCTACACGCCCTACGCCGTCGATGAGAGGGAAGCCATAGGGAAGATAGCCCTCGCCGGCCCGCTGACCAACGTTGCCGTTGGAGCACTGACCCTGGCCGCGTTCCACCTCCTCAGCGTCTCGCCGGCGGTTATGGGAGTCCTGTGGGCAACGGCCTCGGTTAACCTGTGGTTGGCCTTCTTTAACCTCCTGCCCTTCCCTCCACTGGACGGCTCGAAGGTCGTTCGCTGGAACGCTGGAGTTTGGGCCATCTCCGTCGGCGCGGCTTACCTCCTCTTCAGGCTAGTGTAA
- a CDS encoding Mrp/NBP35 family ATP-binding protein, which yields MISIDPRVKGIEGRLEKVKRIIPVVSGKGGVGKSLVSTTLALVLAEKGYKVGLLDLDFHGASDHVILGFEPEEFPEEEYGVIPPTVHGIKFMSIVYYSEDKPTPMRGMEISDALIELLAITRWDELDYLIIDMPPGLGDQFLDVLRFLRRGEFLVVATPSKLSMNVVGKLLTLLKERKHRVLGIVENLKLDDERNIEELAKRFDVPYLTGIPLYSDLEEKIGKPDELLKTEFAERIREVAGKV from the coding sequence ATGATAAGCATAGACCCGCGCGTCAAGGGCATAGAGGGCAGGCTTGAGAAGGTGAAGCGCATCATTCCCGTCGTCAGTGGAAAGGGCGGCGTTGGAAAGTCGCTGGTTTCAACCACTCTTGCCCTAGTTCTGGCCGAGAAGGGCTATAAGGTCGGCCTGCTCGACCTCGACTTCCACGGGGCAAGCGACCACGTTATCCTCGGCTTCGAGCCAGAGGAGTTCCCGGAGGAGGAGTACGGCGTAATTCCGCCGACGGTTCACGGGATAAAGTTCATGAGCATCGTCTACTACTCCGAGGACAAACCGACGCCCATGAGGGGTATGGAGATAAGCGACGCCCTCATAGAGCTTCTCGCCATAACCCGCTGGGACGAGCTGGACTACCTCATAATAGACATGCCGCCGGGCCTCGGCGACCAGTTCCTCGATGTCCTGAGATTCCTCAGAAGGGGGGAGTTCCTGGTCGTTGCAACGCCCTCAAAGCTCTCCATGAACGTCGTCGGGAAGCTCCTGACCCTGCTGAAGGAGAGAAAGCACAGAGTTCTTGGAATCGTCGAGAACCTCAAGCTGGACGATGAAAGGAACATAGAGGAGCTGGCAAAGAGGTTTGACGTGCCCTACCTGACAGGTATACCCCTCTACAGCGACCTGGAGGAGAAGATTGGAAAGCCGGACGAGCTCCTCAAGACGGAGTTTGCAGAGAGGATAAGAGAAGTCGCCGGAAAAGTTTAG
- the mobA gene encoding molybdenum cofactor guanylyltransferase MobA: protein MLGAILAGGRSRRFGDDKLLYRIGGKPLILHAVERLETARRIDEVVLIASKNNAEKLRGLGYDVLVDELMIGPMGGLYIALSLGDALVVAGDMPLIVPEFVDYIIREFRKNGKAVCVPRWDNGYLEPLHAAYSEEFRGFLGEKIKSRDYALNRAIRESNPCYVSIEALPEEWRVSFFNVNTREDLRRVRGIRERRLER from the coding sequence ATGCTCGGTGCGATTCTTGCCGGTGGCAGGAGCAGGCGCTTCGGGGACGATAAGCTCCTCTACCGCATCGGTGGAAAGCCCCTTATTCTCCACGCCGTCGAGAGGCTCGAGACGGCAAGGAGAATCGATGAGGTGGTTCTGATTGCCTCAAAGAACAACGCGGAAAAGCTGAGGGGGCTTGGGTACGATGTTCTGGTAGATGAGCTGATGATAGGGCCCATGGGTGGCCTATACATCGCGCTGAGCCTCGGTGATGCCCTCGTGGTGGCTGGCGACATGCCGCTAATCGTCCCGGAATTCGTTGATTACATAATTCGTGAATTCAGGAAAAATGGAAAAGCAGTCTGCGTTCCGCGCTGGGACAACGGCTACCTGGAGCCGCTCCATGCGGCCTATTCTGAAGAATTTAGGGGTTTTCTTGGGGAGAAGATAAAGTCCCGGGATTACGCCCTCAACCGGGCAATAAGGGAGTCGAACCCCTGCTATGTCTCCATAGAGGCCCTTCCAGAGGAATGGCGGGTGAGCTTCTTCAACGTGAACACGCGGGAGGACTTGAGAAGGGTTAGGGGCATTCGGGAGCGTAGATTGGAACGTTGA
- a CDS encoding tetratricopeptide repeat protein — protein MEEILKAIEEKDCKKVASLLYYKVDELSDEDLKEVLERAEKLALECKDPELYKLIVYYFHALLDVDKIKEFEKLAEEMDTFEAKFNLADLYYLIGELEKSLDLYRALLEEETAKGNMENVAKVYYNMALIHEEIQEYEKAIELLEKAKEVYEELGKEEEVLHVEVYRAYVIFEAGEPYKAKALLAKVIPKAMNNSRLLAEIHLAFEEIFEEDENYEAALQECLYAAMSAKGTEYQDVAFDSLIDVIWQLMLDDEFEMVYLHMDMFANAMPELADFFEAIKAIALYKDGKIEAEEASKAVEKVKDKRLIDLLEFLGEAEL, from the coding sequence ATGGAAGAAATCCTGAAGGCTATCGAGGAGAAGGACTGCAAAAAGGTGGCAAGCCTTCTCTACTACAAGGTCGATGAGCTCTCAGACGAGGATCTCAAAGAGGTTCTCGAGAGGGCAGAGAAGCTGGCCCTTGAGTGTAAGGATCCGGAACTGTACAAGCTCATCGTTTATTACTTCCACGCCCTTCTTGACGTGGACAAGATAAAGGAGTTCGAGAAGCTGGCGGAGGAGATGGATACCTTCGAGGCCAAGTTCAACCTGGCCGACCTCTACTACCTCATCGGAGAGCTGGAGAAGAGCCTCGACCTCTACCGTGCCCTCCTCGAAGAAGAGACTGCCAAGGGCAACATGGAGAACGTGGCAAAGGTGTACTACAACATGGCCCTCATTCACGAAGAAATACAGGAGTACGAGAAGGCCATCGAACTGCTGGAGAAGGCCAAGGAGGTCTACGAGGAGCTCGGGAAAGAGGAAGAAGTCCTCCACGTCGAGGTCTACAGGGCGTACGTCATATTCGAAGCCGGCGAGCCGTACAAGGCCAAGGCCCTGCTGGCCAAAGTTATTCCCAAGGCCATGAACAACAGCAGACTGCTGGCCGAGATACACCTCGCCTTCGAAGAGATATTCGAGGAGGACGAGAACTACGAAGCTGCGCTCCAGGAGTGCCTCTACGCGGCGATGAGCGCGAAGGGCACAGAGTACCAGGACGTCGCCTTCGACTCCCTCATAGACGTCATCTGGCAGCTCATGCTTGACGACGAGTTCGAGATGGTATACCTTCATATGGACATGTTCGCCAACGCGATGCCAGAGCTGGCGGACTTCTTCGAGGCAATAAAGGCAATAGCCCTCTACAAGGACGGCAAGATTGAGGCGGAGGAAGCCAGCAAAGCGGTTGAGAAGGTGAAGGACAAACGGTTAATAGACCTCCTAGAGTTCCTCGGAGAGGCAGAGCTTTGA
- a CDS encoding HypC/HybG/HupF family hydrogenase formation chaperone: protein MCLAVPGKVVEIQGKTAVVDFGGVRREVRLDLLPEVGIGDYVIVHTGFAIERLDEERALEILEAWAEVERALEG, encoded by the coding sequence ATGTGCCTGGCAGTTCCAGGAAAGGTAGTTGAGATTCAAGGGAAAACCGCCGTTGTTGACTTTGGAGGCGTGAGAAGGGAAGTCCGCCTCGACCTGCTTCCGGAGGTCGGAATCGGGGATTACGTAATAGTCCACACAGGCTTCGCAATAGAGAGGCTCGACGAGGAGAGGGCGCTGGAGATACTCGAGGCGTGGGCAGAGGTGGAGAGGGCACTGGAGGGGTGA
- the hypA gene encoding hydrogenase nickel incorporation protein HypA, which translates to MHEWALADGIVRTALDYARNEGASKVLAIRVVLGELQDVNAEIVEFAMKELLKGTIGEGAEIEFVEEEAVFKCRDCGHEWKLKEVKGSFDERIKEDIHFIPEVVHAFLACPKCGSRDFEVVQGRGVYISGIKIEKEGEA; encoded by the coding sequence ATGCATGAGTGGGCACTCGCCGATGGAATAGTTAGAACCGCCCTCGACTACGCCAGGAATGAGGGGGCCTCCAAGGTTCTCGCTATTCGGGTGGTTCTCGGCGAACTTCAGGACGTCAACGCAGAGATAGTAGAGTTTGCCATGAAGGAGCTTCTCAAGGGCACCATTGGAGAAGGGGCGGAGATAGAGTTCGTGGAGGAGGAGGCGGTTTTCAAGTGCCGTGACTGCGGTCACGAATGGAAGCTGAAGGAGGTCAAAGGAAGCTTTGACGAGCGCATAAAGGAGGATATACACTTCATTCCCGAGGTCGTTCATGCCTTCCTCGCCTGTCCGAAGTGCGGCAGCAGGGACTTCGAGGTTGTGCAGGGCAGGGGGGTTTACATAAGCGGCATAAAGATTGAAAAGGAGGGAGAGGCATGA
- a CDS encoding TraB domain-containing protein, with protein sequence MSYLRYVKLIGTMHVSPKSREEVIRTILNERPHAVAIELDRARFLAMNEERRLTLEESLRFGRRGLINYVLAKVEEKLGEEFGMAPGEEMKAAVNAAQALGVPLYLIDEDINVILSKIAAVPGREKLLMGLEVLGVFLPVKAGDLGDPMEEYRLMMVQFKRRYPYLYRVLVEERNEVMARNLISIVENLKLQGVKRPKVVAVVGLGHKQGIEHLLDRAKERRFLSPYWTAGAV encoded by the coding sequence ATGAGCTACCTTCGCTACGTCAAGCTCATAGGCACTATGCACGTGTCACCGAAGAGCAGGGAAGAGGTTATCCGGACGATACTCAATGAGAGGCCCCACGCCGTTGCGATAGAGCTGGACAGGGCGCGCTTCCTGGCCATGAACGAGGAGAGACGCTTGACCCTCGAGGAGTCGCTCCGCTTCGGCAGGAGGGGGCTGATAAACTACGTTCTCGCAAAGGTCGAAGAGAAGCTCGGCGAGGAGTTTGGAATGGCCCCGGGTGAGGAGATGAAAGCAGCTGTAAACGCCGCTCAGGCCCTCGGTGTCCCCCTCTACCTCATAGACGAGGACATAAACGTCATACTCTCCAAGATAGCCGCCGTGCCGGGGAGGGAGAAGCTCCTTATGGGGTTGGAAGTGCTCGGCGTCTTCCTTCCCGTCAAAGCAGGTGATCTCGGCGACCCTATGGAAGAGTACCGGCTAATGATGGTGCAGTTCAAGAGGAGGTACCCCTACCTCTACCGCGTCCTGGTCGAAGAGCGGAACGAGGTCATGGCTAGGAATTTGATTTCAATCGTTGAGAACCTGAAGCTTCAGGGAGTTAAAAGGCCGAAAGTCGTAGCCGTTGTTGGCCTCGGGCACAAGCAGGGGATAGAGCACCTCCTCGACAGGGCGAAGGAGCGGAGGTTCCTCTCACCCTACTGGACGGCCGGGGCGGTTTGA
- a CDS encoding glucose-6-phosphate isomerase, giving the protein MEYKAPLGVKIEENGVIPGAKKLVRRLSDLKGYFQDEEAYEKLLRENPVVYEVYAVEQEEKDGDLNFATTVLYPGKVGKEFFFTKGHFHSKADRAEIYYAIKGRGGMLLQTPEGKAEWVPMEPGTVVYVPPYWAHRTVNTGDEPFIFLAIYPADAGHDYGSIKEKGFAKLVVEENGEVKVVDNPKWKE; this is encoded by the coding sequence ATGGAGTACAAGGCCCCGCTTGGAGTCAAGATTGAGGAGAACGGCGTCATTCCCGGCGCAAAGAAGCTCGTGAGAAGGCTCAGCGACCTGAAGGGCTACTTCCAGGACGAGGAGGCCTACGAGAAGCTTCTCAGGGAAAACCCCGTTGTCTATGAGGTCTACGCGGTCGAGCAGGAGGAGAAGGACGGCGATCTCAACTTTGCAACGACCGTCCTCTACCCCGGCAAGGTGGGCAAGGAGTTCTTCTTCACGAAGGGCCACTTCCACTCAAAGGCCGACAGGGCTGAAATCTACTATGCCATCAAGGGCAGGGGCGGAATGCTCCTCCAGACGCCGGAAGGAAAGGCCGAGTGGGTTCCGATGGAGCCCGGAACGGTCGTCTACGTCCCGCCATACTGGGCCCACAGGACGGTCAATACCGGGGACGAGCCCTTCATATTCCTGGCGATCTATCCGGCCGATGCGGGCCACGACTACGGGAGCATAAAGGAAAAGGGCTTCGCCAAGCTCGTCGTCGAGGAGAACGGGGAAGTCAAGGTCGTGGACAACCCGAAGTGGAAGGAGTGA